A section of the Arcobacter roscoffensis genome encodes:
- the tatB gene encoding Sec-independent protein translocase protein TatB: MFGMGFMEILLIAVIAIVALGPDKLPTAMVEIAKFIKKFKSGVDDAKTTLDSELNLKEMKEEAQMFKAQIENTKSSLNVKNHMDLGLDNIMNDDLPSSSKVQEDKEEPSKDEKVSFKKKKKKNKVQEEAVEELASIEESNEQIMQNAANKFKVNFPEDNDKNKDEKKEDNA, encoded by the coding sequence ATGTTTGGAATGGGCTTTATGGAGATCCTGCTTATAGCAGTAATTGCGATTGTTGCTTTAGGACCTGATAAACTACCTACTGCGATGGTAGAAATAGCAAAATTTATTAAAAAATTTAAATCAGGTGTAGATGATGCAAAAACAACACTTGATAGTGAATTAAATCTTAAAGAAATGAAAGAAGAAGCGCAAATGTTCAAAGCGCAAATTGAAAACACTAAATCTTCTTTGAATGTAAAAAATCATATGGATTTAGGTTTAGATAATATTATGAACGATGATTTACCATCTTCTTCAAAAGTTCAAGAGGATAAGGAAGAACCTTCAAAAGATGAAAAGGTATCTTTCAAAAAGAAAAAAAAGAAAAACAAAGTTCAAGAAGAAGCTGTTGAAGAACTAGCTTCAATAGAAGAATCAAATGAACAAATCATGCAAAATGCTGCAAACAAATTTAAAGTGAACTTTCCCGAAGATAATGACAAAAATAAAGATGAAAAAAAAGAGGATAATGCTTAA
- a CDS encoding TerB family tellurite resistance protein: protein MKIIVLLVIGFILFLIARNYKTEKFKNINLKVKEKFDGDLMTHEAGLLVSLMAKVAKADGKVCELEAELLKHTLNDISRHFENQDEMRDRLKELYTQQKESFDNTIEICEKLYNLTKFDYTKRVKIMEYLLNLAFIDKDFSDTEKMITEDIANALKIKQNDFESLVSNFKAFYANAAKNDALSLDKAYELLESSVNDDDSTIKKNYRKLVKKHHPDILSGQGASQNIIDEATSKLQEINQAYEIIKKNRGL from the coding sequence ATGAAAATAATAGTTTTACTAGTGATTGGTTTTATTTTATTTTTAATAGCAAGGAATTATAAGACTGAAAAGTTTAAAAATATTAATTTAAAAGTTAAAGAGAAATTTGATGGTGACCTTATGACTCATGAAGCAGGGCTTTTAGTAAGTCTTATGGCAAAGGTTGCAAAAGCTGATGGAAAAGTTTGTGAGTTAGAAGCTGAACTTTTAAAACATACATTAAATGATATTTCAAGGCACTTTGAAAATCAAGATGAAATGAGAGATAGGTTAAAAGAGTTATACACACAACAAAAAGAAAGTTTTGATAATACAATTGAAATTTGTGAAAAATTATACAATTTGACGAAATTTGATTACACAAAGCGTGTTAAAATTATGGAATATCTGTTAAATCTTGCATTTATTGATAAGGATTTCTCAGATACAGAAAAAATGATTACAGAAGATATAGCAAATGCTTTAAAAATTAAACAAAATGATTTTGAAAGTTTAGTTAGTAACTTTAAAGCTTTCTATGCAAATGCTGCTAAAAATGACGCTTTAAGTCTTGATAAGGCTTATGAACTTTTAGAATCTAGTGTTAATGATGATGACTCTACTATTAAAAAGAATTATAGAAAATTAGTAAAGAAACATCACCCAGATATTCTTTCAGGACAAGGGGCTTCTCAAAATATCATAGATGAGGCAACTTCAAAACTTCAAGAGATAAATCAAGCTTATGAAATAATCAAAAAAAATAGAGGTCTTTAA
- a CDS encoding DegT/DnrJ/EryC1/StrS family aminotransferase, with translation MKKEVAIYKASLDNEELNQIRSVLESKDDLSKVLEFEESIKNFVGAKHAVATATSTAAIHLALSAIKLKRGDKILMSVNSFVNLPECVRHFDAEPVFIDINMEDMNIDVDKFEKALEENNSKKLRGAIITFVGGQTPDLDRIYDIAQKYGIILIEDCRSSLGATYKGKTVGNLRADMTIFSTNPSNSKYAISRSGIIVTNNEEIASRAKLLRTHALTTTYDNYGNLDYVYDVVDIGHKYDLSELDAAYALAQLNKTKSFIKRRKEIAALYEKRLTGVKHISIPPHKDEHIFTQFIVRVSRNRDAFARALKERGVATGLNYIPLHLLSYYKTKYSIKITAYSNALNNYQQILSLPMYAGLTDEEVNYVCDQVIEVASEWI, from the coding sequence ATGAAAAAAGAAGTTGCAATTTATAAGGCATCTTTAGATAATGAGGAATTAAATCAGATAAGAAGTGTTTTGGAATCAAAAGACGACTTATCTAAAGTACTTGAGTTTGAAGAGAGTATTAAGAATTTTGTAGGAGCTAAACACGCAGTTGCTACTGCTACTTCAACAGCAGCAATTCACTTGGCTTTAAGTGCAATAAAGCTTAAAAGAGGTGATAAGATACTTATGTCTGTTAACTCTTTTGTTAACTTACCTGAGTGTGTTAGACATTTTGATGCTGAGCCTGTTTTTATTGATATTAATATGGAAGATATGAATATTGATGTTGATAAATTTGAAAAGGCTTTAGAAGAGAATAACTCTAAAAAATTAAGAGGTGCGATTATTACTTTTGTTGGTGGTCAAACTCCTGATTTAGATAGAATTTATGATATTGCTCAAAAATATGGAATTATTCTTATTGAAGATTGTAGATCTTCACTAGGTGCAACATATAAGGGTAAAACAGTTGGAAACTTAAGAGCTGATATGACTATCTTCTCTACAAATCCATCAAACTCAAAATATGCTATTTCAAGATCAGGAATTATTGTAACAAATAATGAAGAGATTGCAAGTAGAGCAAAATTATTAAGAACTCATGCCTTAACTACAACTTATGATAACTATGGAAACTTAGACTATGTTTATGATGTGGTTGATATTGGTCATAAATATGATTTATCAGAGTTAGATGCAGCTTATGCACTAGCTCAGTTAAATAAAACAAAAAGTTTTATCAAGAGAAGAAAAGAAATTGCAGCTTTATATGAGAAGAGATTAACAGGGGTAAAACATATCTCTATTCCTCCTCATAAAGATGAACATATATTTACACAATTTATTGTAAGAGTATCTAGAAATAGGGATGCTTTTGCAAGAGCTTTAAAAGAAAGAGGAGTTGCTACTGGTCTTAACTATATTCCATTACATCTTTTATCTTATTATAAAACAAAGTATTCTATTAAAATTACAGCATATTCAAATGCTTTAAATAACTATCAACAAATACTTTCTCTTCCAATGTATGCAGGACTTACAGATGAGGAAGTTAACTATGTATGTGACCAAGTAATTGAAGTTGCATCAGAGTGGATATAA
- a CDS encoding glutathionylspermidine synthase family protein produces the protein MRLQKLEPLTNEYLESIGFVWHTDEDNTSYVADEIVEITPDEAEAYYEATNELYDMFCEAGEYVVENDLFHDLNIPFNLVEIIKESWENDVHWHLYSRFDLAGGIDGKPIKLIEFNADTPTSLFETAVVQWAMLKKNGLDEASQFNNLYDALKDNFKRIITLDSDLEKFDEYYSKLGWKILFTSISGLPEDENTTKLLQHIATEAGFNTDFEFIDNVGFNDEGIFKEDELFEFWFKLIPWEDIAIDEGELALILTEIIKEKKAIIFNPAYTLMFQSKGFMKILWDLYPNHPLLLETSFEPLEGKKQVEKRCFGREGANTKIINEDGSIDVETQGDYEGHKAIYQEYVELPTDSQGNSYQAGVFYAFEASGLGFRRGEKILNNTSKFVGHVIN, from the coding sequence ATGAGACTTCAAAAATTAGAACCTTTAACAAATGAATATTTAGAATCTATTGGCTTTGTTTGGCATACAGATGAAGATAACACTTCGTATGTTGCAGATGAAATAGTAGAAATAACTCCTGATGAAGCAGAAGCTTACTATGAAGCTACAAATGAACTTTATGATATGTTCTGTGAAGCAGGAGAGTATGTAGTAGAAAATGATTTATTTCATGATTTAAATATCCCTTTTAATCTTGTAGAGATCATCAAAGAGTCATGGGAAAATGATGTTCATTGGCATCTTTATTCAAGATTTGATTTAGCAGGCGGTATTGATGGAAAGCCTATTAAGCTTATAGAATTTAATGCAGATACTCCAACATCACTTTTTGAAACAGCTGTTGTTCAATGGGCAATGTTAAAGAAAAATGGACTTGATGAAGCAAGTCAATTTAACAACTTATATGATGCACTAAAAGATAATTTTAAAAGAATTATTACACTTGATAGTGATTTAGAAAAGTTTGATGAGTACTATTCAAAACTTGGATGGAAAATACTATTTACATCTATTTCAGGACTTCCAGAAGATGAAAATACAACAAAACTTCTACAACATATAGCAACAGAAGCAGGATTTAATACTGATTTTGAATTTATTGATAATGTTGGATTTAATGATGAGGGTATTTTCAAGGAAGATGAACTATTTGAATTTTGGTTTAAGCTTATTCCATGGGAAGATATAGCTATTGATGAGGGAGAATTAGCTCTTATCTTAACTGAAATCATCAAAGAGAAAAAAGCAATTATTTTTAATCCTGCTTATACTTTGATGTTCCAGTCAAAAGGATTTATGAAAATACTTTGGGATTTATATCCAAACCATCCATTATTACTTGAAACTTCTTTTGAGCCTTTAGAGGGAAAAAAACAAGTTGAAAAAAGATGTTTTGGTAGAGAAGGTGCAAATACTAAAATCATAAATGAAGATGGAAGTATTGATGTAGAAACACAAGGTGATTACGAAGGTCATAAAGCTATCTACCAAGAGTATGTAGAACTTCCAACTGATAGTCAAGGAAACTCATATCAAGCTGGTGTTTTTTATGCTTTTGAAGCTTCTGGCTTAGGATTTAGAAGAGGTGAAAAAATTCTAAATAACACGTCTAAATTTGTAGGACATGTTATAAACTAA
- a CDS encoding UPF0323 family lipoprotein produces MKKRNHIKKISDYAMVGGLGAILVTGLVGCSDSGNNNQQQGQSDAFSQASQKQGAFVVIEQSTDGQYAIADEFPASKTTIVLRRPDGTERILTQEEINTLVKQEEAKIDNGTSALTNPEVSNGGMGLGGVLLSSIAGAMIGSWLGNKLFNNQNYQNQRKAQYKSPQTYSRSQNSFSKNASSTKSSSASKKSGFFGNKSSSSSSRSSFGSSRSFGG; encoded by the coding sequence TTGAAGAAAAGAAATCATATTAAAAAAATATCAGATTATGCTATGGTTGGTGGTCTTGGTGCCATCTTAGTTACAGGTCTAGTTGGATGTAGTGATAGTGGAAATAACAATCAACAGCAAGGTCAAAGTGATGCATTTTCTCAAGCTTCACAAAAACAAGGCGCTTTTGTAGTTATTGAGCAATCAACTGATGGGCAATATGCAATTGCGGATGAATTCCCTGCGTCTAAAACTACAATTGTTTTAAGAAGACCAGATGGAACTGAGAGAATTTTAACTCAAGAAGAAATCAATACACTAGTTAAACAAGAAGAAGCAAAAATCGACAATGGAACTTCAGCTCTTACAAACCCAGAAGTATCAAATGGTGGTATGGGACTTGGTGGAGTTTTACTATCTTCAATAGCAGGTGCGATGATTGGTTCTTGGTTAGGTAATAAATTATTCAACAACCAAAACTATCAAAATCAAAGAAAAGCTCAATACAAATCACCACAAACTTATAGTAGATCTCAAAATTCATTTAGTAAAAATGCAAGTAGTACTAAATCATCTAGTGCAAGTAAAAAAAGTGGATTTTTTGGAAACAAATCATCTAGTTCTAGTTCAAGAAGTTCATTTGGTTCTTCTAGATCGTTTGGTGGGTGA
- a CDS encoding YgjV family protein codes for MSPLALYIIGTLSVLLHGIGTAQTSPVLSKLFIGSAVVLIIPDLYYSGGFHGALQSIIIAILFFLGALQLEKIEKLVKLFLPFFTIFLLYKLQEPLGLLLVFAGITTTLATIAKDNINVKRFLFVSLFCWGTYAFFNQAWFTLAFDILGIIGIFYSLHKEKKKVVN; via the coding sequence ATGAGTCCACTAGCACTTTATATTATAGGAACTTTATCTGTACTTTTACACGGTATTGGTACTGCTCAAACAAGTCCTGTTTTATCTAAACTTTTTATAGGAAGTGCAGTTGTACTAATCATTCCTGATTTATATTATAGTGGTGGTTTTCATGGGGCTTTACAGTCCATAATCATCGCTATTTTATTTTTTTTAGGAGCTTTACAACTTGAAAAAATCGAAAAACTTGTAAAGCTATTCTTACCTTTTTTTACCATATTTTTACTATATAAACTACAAGAACCATTAGGCTTATTGTTAGTATTTGCAGGTATTACAACTACTTTAGCAACTATTGCAAAAGACAATATCAATGTAAAAAGATTTCTTTTTGTATCTTTGTTTTGTTGGGGAACTTATGCATTTTTCAATCAAGCTTGGTTTACACTTGCCTTTGACATACTTGGAATAATTGGAATATTTTACTCTCTACATAAAGAAAAGAAAAAAGTAGTAAATTAA
- a CDS encoding (2Fe-2S)-binding protein codes for MLGFEDSYEVCNCKNVTINDIKNAVNNQNVKTLRELQDTTTAGTECRHCIFEEGDFGKIKKKVYCKQILNELKKD; via the coding sequence ATGTTAGGATTTGAAGACTCTTATGAAGTATGTAATTGTAAAAATGTTACAATAAATGACATAAAAAATGCAGTAAATAATCAAAATGTAAAAACACTAAGAGAGCTTCAAGATACAACTACAGCTGGTACTGAGTGTAGACATTGTATTTTTGAAGAGGGTGATTTTGGTAAAATTAAAAAAAAGGTTTACTGTAAACAAATCTTAAATGAACTAAAAAAGGATTAA
- a CDS encoding MBL fold metallo-hydrolase yields MIKKIFLLLIFSVSAIFAFDYNLKPKKVANNTWCFLGNLDMPRVSNGAFMSNFCYVKTSKAYVVIDSGSNYNLAKQAYEQMTKIEKLPVAKVLNTHGHDDHWLGNSFYKDEFNSELIGTQSINEQVKLGHKPRVFHVLSKEQMKNTKLTSLDKVINETTTIKVGNTEFIMIPVGVKAHTSEDLFVYVPQNKALFTGDIVMNGRVTSNRDGSVIGTLKALEMIQSKQWNTLVPGHGYDTSKTAIDETVKYFTLLKQRVLEAVEEDVGAENINKLVKLEEFKDKALYEELNSRNIFDAYGELEFYEEE; encoded by the coding sequence ATGATAAAGAAAATATTTTTACTTTTAATATTTAGTGTAAGTGCTATTTTTGCATTTGATTATAATCTAAAACCAAAAAAAGTAGCAAATAATACTTGGTGTTTTTTAGGTAATTTGGATATGCCAAGAGTAAGTAATGGGGCATTTATGTCGAATTTTTGTTATGTTAAAACTTCAAAAGCTTATGTTGTAATAGATAGTGGTTCAAACTACAATTTAGCAAAACAAGCCTATGAGCAAATGACAAAAATAGAAAAGCTTCCAGTAGCAAAAGTTTTAAATACTCATGGTCATGATGATCATTGGCTTGGAAATAGTTTCTATAAAGATGAGTTTAATAGTGAGTTAATAGGAACACAATCTATTAATGAACAAGTAAAACTAGGGCATAAACCAAGAGTCTTTCATGTTTTATCAAAAGAGCAAATGAAAAATACAAAGCTTACAAGTCTTGACAAAGTTATAAATGAAACTACTACTATAAAAGTAGGAAATACTGAGTTTATAATGATTCCAGTTGGAGTAAAAGCTCATACATCAGAGGATTTATTTGTTTATGTTCCTCAAAACAAAGCTTTATTTACTGGTGATATAGTAATGAATGGAAGAGTTACATCAAATAGAGATGGTTCTGTAATAGGAACACTGAAAGCTTTAGAAATGATACAGAGCAAACAATGGAATACTTTAGTTCCAGGTCATGGATATGATACATCAAAAACAGCTATTGATGAAACAGTTAAATATTTTACTTTATTAAAACAAAGAGTTTTAGAAGCAGTTGAAGAAGATGTAGGTGCTGAGAATATAAATAAGCTAGTAAAACTAGAAGAGTTTAAAGATAAAGCTTTATATGAAGAGTTAAATTCAAGAAATATTTTTGATGCTTATGGTGAATTAGAGTTTTATGAGGAAGAGTAA
- a CDS encoding (2Fe-2S)-binding protein — translation MARNFPHSYEVCTCKHVTLGEIIHSIKERGATTLEEIGEFTDAGTCCKSCKSSADDIGAEKMELYLVEILDKFTKK, via the coding sequence ATGGCTAGGAATTTTCCTCACTCTTATGAAGTATGTACATGTAAACATGTAACATTAGGGGAGATAATACACTCTATAAAAGAAAGAGGAGCAACTACACTGGAAGAAATAGGTGAATTTACAGACGCTGGAACTTGTTGTAAATCATGTAAAAGTTCTGCTGATGATATAGGGGCTGAAAAAATGGAACTTTATTTAGTAGAAATCTTAGACAAATTTACAAAGAAATAG
- a CDS encoding NAD+ synthase: MINWKNIKEQLITFLQEEVKKTGLEKVTVGLSGGLDSAVVAVLCKEAFGDKLNCVLMPSQYSSQSSTDHAVELCEKFDIKYEIISIAPMVEAFIDNMDDDKLRIGNFSARMRMSVLYDVSSRERSIVVGTSNKSELLLGYGTIFGDIACAINPIGEMYKSDEFEFAKFLGVTDAIVNKAPSADLWEGQSDENELGYSYKQMDDVLKPMVDEGKSKDELIALGFEDKLIDMLDYRIKANAFKGKLPTIAKIKWS; encoded by the coding sequence TTGATTAATTGGAAAAATATAAAAGAACAACTAATAACTTTTTTACAAGAAGAAGTAAAAAAGACAGGTTTAGAAAAAGTTACTGTAGGTCTATCAGGTGGACTTGACTCAGCTGTAGTAGCAGTACTTTGTAAAGAAGCTTTTGGTGATAAATTAAATTGTGTTTTAATGCCATCTCAATATTCAAGTCAAAGTTCAACTGATCATGCTGTTGAACTTTGTGAGAAGTTTGATATTAAGTACGAAATAATTTCGATTGCTCCAATGGTTGAAGCATTTATAGATAATATGGATGATGATAAACTTAGAATTGGAAACTTTAGTGCAAGAATGAGAATGTCTGTACTTTATGATGTATCATCAAGGGAAAGATCAATAGTTGTTGGAACATCTAATAAAAGTGAGTTACTTTTAGGATATGGAACTATTTTTGGGGATATTGCTTGTGCAATTAATCCTATTGGTGAAATGTACAAAAGTGATGAGTTTGAGTTCGCAAAATTTTTAGGTGTAACTGATGCAATAGTAAATAAAGCTCCAAGCGCTGACCTTTGGGAAGGTCAAAGTGATGAAAATGAGTTAGGTTACTCATATAAGCAAATGGATGACGTATTAAAACCTATGGTTGATGAAGGTAAATCAAAAGATGAACTAATAGCTTTAGGTTTTGAAGATAAATTAATAGATATGTTAGATTATAGAATAAAAGCAAATGCTTTTAAAGGTAAATTACCTACAATAGCAAAAATTAAGTGGAGTTAA
- a CDS encoding tetraacyldisaccharide 4'-kinase has product MKQKLYTWIEDYLFYPNTFQKLISFLLIPLTFVYMLIIFFKRAMAKEIHLGIPVISIGNIIVGGSGKTPVAIKLASRYENACVILRGYGRASKGLYVVSHNGKILEDVKTAGDEAMLLANSLPNTSVIVSENRVKAIQKAKELGCKIVFLDDGFSKYHIKKFDIVLRPKKEPTNIFCLPSGCYREPKGFYFNADIELKEGRDFHRVITFKKNGVETKLPSKLALITAISKPKRLLEFLPKDTKMISFPDHYSFTKEDIEAICEEYKGFSFITTGKDLVKLNKFKIKDLYLMDLDIKFDENIDFKIMEEYIKSYE; this is encoded by the coding sequence TTGAAACAAAAACTTTATACTTGGATAGAAGATTATCTCTTCTATCCAAATACCTTCCAAAAATTAATCTCATTTTTATTAATACCTTTAACTTTTGTATATATGCTTATTATTTTTTTTAAAAGAGCAATGGCAAAAGAGATACACTTAGGAATACCTGTAATATCTATAGGAAATATAATAGTAGGAGGAAGTGGTAAAACACCAGTTGCTATAAAACTTGCTTCAAGATATGAAAATGCTTGTGTGATTTTAAGAGGTTATGGAAGAGCTTCAAAAGGTTTGTATGTAGTTTCACATAATGGAAAAATCTTAGAAGATGTAAAAACAGCAGGTGACGAAGCTATGCTTTTAGCGAACTCTTTACCAAATACAAGTGTAATAGTTAGCGAAAATAGAGTTAAAGCTATACAAAAAGCAAAAGAACTTGGATGCAAGATAGTCTTCTTAGACGATGGATTTTCAAAATATCATATTAAAAAGTTTGATATAGTGCTTCGACCTAAAAAAGAACCTACAAATATCTTTTGTTTACCAAGTGGCTGCTATAGAGAACCTAAAGGTTTTTATTTTAATGCAGATATTGAACTAAAAGAGGGAAGAGATTTTCATAGGGTCATTACTTTTAAAAAAAATGGTGTGGAAACTAAACTTCCTTCAAAACTTGCTCTTATAACAGCAATATCAAAACCAAAAAGACTATTAGAGTTTTTACCAAAAGATACTAAGATGATTAGTTTTCCTGATCATTATAGTTTTACAAAAGAAGATATTGAGGCTATTTGTGAAGAGTATAAAGGCTTTAGCTTTATTACTACAGGAAAAGATTTAGTAAAACTAAATAAGTTTAAAATCAAAGATTTATATCTAATGGATTTAGATATCAAATTTGATGAAAATATAGACTTTAAGATTATGGAAGAGTATATAAAATCATATGAGTAA